One Ezakiella massiliensis genomic window, TATTTTTTGTAAGCATATCCTTGTTTTTAACATTATCACTAAAGACTATGATTTGAGTTTTATCTCTTGCAGCTCTTAAAAGTTCTAATGTTTTAAGCCCTATATAGTTATCTATAACATAAATACTTTTCTTTGCTGATTTATATATTTTGGTATAGGCAACATCAGCTTCTATCTTATTTCCATTCATCAAGAGAAAATGTTTATATGTTTCCGGGTCTATAAAATTATCCATTACCTTTTTCAAATCTTCTTTAGTAGCTAATGTGTTAATCTTACTATCTATCCTTGCAATATCATTTGTGTTTTGATTTGTTTGAATTGCTATTTGAACTAATTCTTTTGAGCTGATAAAATCTTGGTTTTCAATGATGAAGTCTTTCATCTGCTTAAACATTCGTATTAAAGCTTTGCTCTGTTTAACGGCAAGTTCTCCCCTTAATACAGTCATAAGCATATAAATACCTTGCTCTGTAAAAGCATAAGGTAGTTTTCTACGACCACCCCAACTTGATGTCGATTTTTTCGATATCAAGTTTTCAAACTCTGATTTCGTCAACTGAAACATAAAATCATCATCAAATTTCTCCGAATTATTTTTTACTTGTTCGTTAAATCTTGTCGTTGTATACCCATAGATTTCTGCAAGCTCAAAATCAAGCATAACCTTTTGATTTCGTATATAGTAAATCTTACTTTTAATTGTAGTTTCATCTATAACTACAATTTCCTTATTTTTCTCTGCCACAAAATTCA contains:
- a CDS encoding ORF6N domain-containing protein, encoding MAEKNKEIVVIDETTIKSKIYYIRNQKVMLDFELAEIYGYTTTRFNEQVKNNSEKFDDDFMFQLTKSEFENLISKKSTSSWGGRRKLPYAFTEQGIYMLMTVLRGELAVKQSKALIRMFKQMKDFIIENQDFISSKELVQIAIQTNQNTNDIARIDSKINTLATKEDLKKVMDNFIDPETYKHFLLMNGNKIEADVAYTKIYKSAKKSIYVIDNYIGLKTLELLRAARDKTQIIVFSDNVKNKDMLTKNILDDFRKDYPNLDLKLKIAGKKYHDRYIAIDYGTDNEAFYLCGASSKDAGNKISSITKIEESSKDLYHMLFSRMLNNKDLKI